The Paenibacillus amylolyticus genome contains the following window.
GGATATTATTGTTTGGCTGCGATCTCATCTTCAATTTCCTGAATGACTTGATCACCGCCTTGTTTTTTCCAGTTATTCACGAATGTATCGAAGTAGTCCAAAGGTTCAGAGCCCGTTATGATTTTGATAAACGATTCCTGCTCTAACTTCGTCAGATTGGCCCACGTCTGTTTCATGCTTGGTGCAGTGCCAGAGAAAGCAGGTGTCATCCATACGAATTTGTTTTCCTGTGTCAGTTTGTCGATCAGCCCAACTCCATTGATTCGTGAATGATATTTGGACCAAGCTGTTACATTATCCGTATCCATGTCGCTCAAGTAGGTTTTGATGCTTCCGATATTGTTTTTCGATTCGGTTGTTCGAACCTCATCCAGACCAATCTCTCCTTTGATCCCGCGAACAACATCAGAGTAATCATCGAGCAGCGATGTAGCCGAGTTGACTTCGATGTTAAAAGGTCTCGTCGATCCGTCTACCCCAGTCTCCTGGTACTTGGCAGCCTCCGGCATGGTTGTAGCGGCATCTTTATCATTGGCCAGTTTATCGTAGAACAGGTTAAGAATCTTAACGGCCAGTTCAGGGTGTTCATATCCCTTTCTCACCACGATAAACTGATTGGATGGATTGGCATGCGCCACGTTGACCTTGCCGTCTGCATCTTCCAGCGTATAAGCCGAGAACTTCGCATTTTTGTCCATCTGTTTCGCACTGATCAGTCCCCAGTCAGGGATATGCCATGGTCCAAAAGCAATACCGCTTTGGCCGTTGGCGTAGAGTGCGGTAATATCGTCAAACGTGCGGGTTCCAAATTGCGGGTCAATGATACCATTCTTGAACCATTCGGCCATGATCCCCAGCATCTGCTTCGTTTCTTCTGTTGTGGAACCATACACGATTTTGCCGTCGTCACCATTCATCCAATATTGCGGGAAAGCTCCCTCGGTTGAGGCCACACCCAGCATCGTATAAGCAGAGCCATTGTAATCGGTTGTATTCATCGTGTTCACAAATGGAATACCTACCGGGTTCCCGGATTGGCCCGGGTCTCTTTCCAGGAATTCCTGTGCCGTTTTCTCCACTTCACTCAGCGAAATGGCTCCGTCTCCATCGGCATCAAGTTGAATCCCCAGCAGATCCAGCCAATCTTGCCGGACCCAAACCATCGTTGGTGCGGAATCCAGAGAAGTTGCCGGAAGTCCCATCAAACGTCCATCAATCGTTGCATTATCTAATGCTCGACCATCATAGGAATCGTATATCTGCTTGATATTGTCCGTAGCATATTGATCATATATGGCTGTGAGATCCTCAATCAGATCGTTATCCACCAGCTCTTTCAGTTCATCTTTGGAATCAACACGCATCATGTCCGGCAATTCCCCGGATGCGATGGCGAGCGAAACCTGGCGGCTATAATCTTCGCCATTGGCTTCAAATTGATCTGTAATCTGAGCGTTAAATGTGTCTTTGACCAGTCGAGTATATGCGTTGTTTTCATAGGTATCACCGGCCGGCAGTTTGGGATTGGCTGTCGTTACCCTTCCCATGGTTACGGAAATTTCGTCTTTATAGGCACTGAACGGATCTCCCGGCGTTACCTCATACTTGCCTGCTTCCTCTGCAGTCGGCGGAGTGGAAGAGTCTCCGCATGCCGCGAGGATTGCAACCATCAAGGCTGACATGGACAGTACGGCCAGACCTTTCGTCAGCATTTTGCTTTTCATGGACCATGTTGTTTTCATCTAATTCGATTCCCCTTTATTCTGATGTTCATTTTTGTTTGCGCTTTCATTATAAAATGAAGTGTAGATTAATGGAGATAGGGATTGTTCGGCCGTTTGGATAGAGTAATGTGTACAGTTTTCATTCGAAACGACGAAACACTTCCGACTTGTGAGCATTTACCCTACCTGCTGATCTACATTTGTCTAACTCCTCTCACTTTGACTCAAAAACAAAAGCCGTCAGCTCCTGAAACAGGAAGCTGTCGGCTATTAAATTCCTCTGCCTTGCTGCCGATACTCGCTTGGAAGAAGACCTGTCAGCTCGCGAAAAATCCGGCTAAAATATTTCTCATCTGTATAACCCACTCGCTCCGCAATCCAGAAGATGGTGTTGTTCGTATTGAGCAAATACTCTTTGGACTTCTCGATCCGGATGAACCGGGAGTATTCATTAAAGGTTTTCCCCATTAGATCTTTGAAACATTGACTGAAATAACTTCGGCTGATATTGAGTTGTTGGGAGAGACCTGAAGCTGTATAGGCTTGTTCCATATCATGCTGCACGATCATCACAGCTTTTTTTACCGCATCAATGATTTCCGGCGAATACGACGTTTGTTCATCTGCCTTTCGAATGCTTGCAGCAGTCTGTTTAATCCATTCCTCAACCTCGTACCAGGATTCGAAAGAATGAATCATGGAGATTCTTCCAAGCGTGGTTTGGGCAAAAAGATGGTTCCATTCCATCACGATGGAGTACAGCAGTCCCATCAAGGGACCTTTATGTAATCGTAATGATATAAACTGGTCAATAAGCTGGTCATAGTAACTCTCCTGGTGGGTCCATAGTGTCTGGAACCAGCTTTGCTTAATCCGATCCATATCTTCATCCTGCGGTTCTTTTGAACATATGTTCCTCTCATTCATTGAAACATTAATGACTGGGGTATTGGGGTTGTAAGCATAGAATAAAGAAGTATCTGTATAATTCATAATCCAGTGTTTAATTTGCGACCACTTGCGCTGTTGTACATCAGACAATACCAACAATGTACCATGGGGAACTTGATCCAGGGACGCCTTCAATTGATGGAATAGTTGATTCTCTTTGGACGGGTGGGCAGCCCACATGCAGCTATTACGTTCAACCTCCCACCTGATCTCACTGTCCTGCGCAGTTATCTCCATCGGCCACGTATGCTCTGATTTGCGATCCTGTGAAACAAGTACATACACATTTTCATAATGCACATTGATTTCATTCTGTGAAGGCATCTTTCGGATCGTGTTCGTCAACCCGTTCATTCGGGTATGTATCCGTTGCAGGACATGTTCGAATTGCTCTTTCTCCAGCTGGACTTTGGCTATATAGTCGATGGCTCCAAGCCTAAGCGCTTCCTGAATATAATCGAAATCCTGATGCAGGGTTAACACAACGATATGAAGTTCGGGATAAAGCTGCCTCGCAGCACGCATTAGTTCAATCCCTGACATGACGGGCATCGCAAGATCCGTCAGCATCAGATCGACCGGCTGGGTTTTCAAGAAATCCAGTGCTTTCGCCCCGTTGCTGGCCTCTCCTACAACCTCCATGTTGAACTCGTTCCATGGCATCGCAGAGCTAATGCCTTTGCGTACCAGCTTATCATCATCTACAATCAATACCTTAATCATGCCGAGATATCTTCTCCTTTAATAGGCAATACGAGCAGAATGCTGGTCCCTGTTCCCAATTCACTCTCGATTACCAGTTGTGCTTGGTCCCCATACTGTGCCTTCAACATGCGGTGAACGTAATTGAGTCCGATACCCATTCCAACTTTTTGTTGTTCAGCCACACGATTGTTAAGCAGATTATGAATGGTCTCTTCTGTCATGCCTGTCCCATTATCTTGGATCATAATGTTCAACGTTGTAGTGCATGTCACTTCAATCTGTATAAAACCTTCGTCACTCAATCCATGATATAACGAATTTTCAACCAGCGGTTGCAGAATGAAGCGGGGCACAGGAATTTGAAGCACCTGTTCATCCGCAGTAATCCGGACGTCAAATTCAAAGTCATACCGAATCTGCTGCAAAATCAGATACTGTCTTAACGCATCAATCTCCTCTTCCATCGTGGATACTTGCCCTAATTTGCCCAGATTGTAATAGAGCAACTTGTTCAAGGACTGTACGAGTTTGTCGATCTCCCCTTGACCGTTCATGACGGCCAACCAGTGCACCGTATCCAGTGTATTCATCAGAAAGTGAGGGTTGATCTGATAGAGCAGTTTTTCGACCTCCAGGTCCGCACGAATCTTCTCTTTCTGCTGAACTTCCTTGAAGAGGTCGCCGATTTGATGCTGCATATTCGAAAATTCACCGAGCAGAAAATCAAATTCGGGAATCTGAGTACGAGCCTGGCTTCCTGTAGTTTGTGGATTCTTGGACATCCCATTGATTTCCGAATGGAACAGCCCGAGCGGTTTGTAGACCATCTTCCACAAGAGCCAGGCGAGAAACACGGTAAAGCCGAGGAAAAATAGAGCGACCAGCAGAATTTGAAGCAACCACTGGTTTTTCTCCTGTTGATATTGATCCTGCGAAATGACCGATACGACACTCCAATTCTGTGAAGAATCCTCCTTAAACCAGTGATACCCGCGGGATATTCCGTCCTTGGCAGGTTCTGTAGTTAGGCTGGCGAAATTCTCCCGACCTTCATGGCTTCCGGTATTTCACTGTACACAATGTTTCCTGAACCATCGAGAATGAGGTGGGATAACGCGCCGTTGTATTGAGAGTAACCCAACATATCCTGAGTAAGGCGGAAGCCGGATTCTACGTAAATATACACATCGTCCCTTTTGGAGAGTTGTACTTTTCGCAACGCAGACAGAACGAGTTGATCATCGAACCGATTCATACTGATATGAGGGCCGTAGTACTTAATACCATAGGTTTGGGAGAGCACAGGCAAAGATTCAAAAGAAAAACGTTCTTTGATTGGAAAGTTGCCAAATTGTGTGGTGCCTTCTTTCTGGAAGTAATATAACGTCAAACCGATATTCGGATTGGTAAAGGTAACCACACTTAATTCACTCTTTAATTCCTCCCGAGCCTCAATCAATTGAAAGATATCAGCGGAGGGATTCAAAAATTCATCCAGTCTCTTGCCTGAGGTACCACTGTAGGACAATTGCTGCGTAACGTGATTCAGATTGGTGATTGAATTCTCTAATGAGGATGTCACCTGCTGTAGATTGCTCCGAATGCCATCATCAATCTTGTTGGCGAAAATGGAATCAATCGTATAATAAGAGATTGCAAATATGCTGATAAAAGGGATAAATGCACTGAGAAAGAACAGTAAAAATATTCTTTTTTTAAGAGTCATGGGAACCTATTCTCCTTCTGAAAACGAAACAGCAAGCCTCCTGTGTATGGAAGCTTGCTCCAAGTCCAATTTCCTTTCATCATTATAGATTGATATTCAAATAAGTCAAACGCTTTCATACACGTAGTTGTCATTAGACTCACCGTTTAGAGCTTCTCAGAAAAGACAAAAGTGCTGCACCTCAGAATGATGAGGTGCAGCACTTTTGATAGACTTACTCTACTCTCGTACTGTCACATTTATTTTGTGTGATCTGGTTTCCCCTGAAGAATTACGAAGTACAGCTTCATACTCATAGGTTCCAGGTGCCCTTCCAGAGATTGAAGTAACCGCAGACTGTGCAGCAGGTGAGTGAGATTGCAGGGATTGTGTGTCAATCCCTACACCATTTTCGTAAAGTTCATATTCGGTTGCATTTGTTCCCCACCATAGATTCATGGTGACACGATAGTTCCCGTCACCGTCCCAATTGTCATGCGACAGTACGGCTTGCCCGGGGAAGCATCCGTGACGACAACAGTCAGCGGAACACTCTTGGTCGTACCGAGTGCATTGATTAATTCACCGGTATAGATATAGGTACCATTTTTCTTCCCAGTAATATCAACTTGAACAGATTGGGCGGATGGGGATTGATCCTCCAGAGAAATTTCCTTAATCAATTCACCATTCTCATACAGCTTGAACTGATTGCCGTTATTTCCCCACCACAGATTCATCGTGACGGTATAGTCCCCGTCTTTGAGCCCCGTGTCGTAACCATTATTGTCAGACAACACTGGAGTACCAGGGGCCCCGTTTGCTAGTGGTGTTGTCTGATGAAGCCATTCCTCCCACTTAAGCAGCACACTTGTCTGCTCATCCGTGAATACGGTTCCTCTGGCTGCTTGAACGTCATTACCGTAGGATGCCAGCCATTGACGCGCTTTTGCTCCTTCACGATTGCTTGCCTGCCTGTTTGGCCTGCTGTAACGTGTTCGCAAGCTGATCAGCAAGTACACCGGCATTCGGATCGATCGATTCATCAGCAAAGGCGTTGGTCAGATTGATCAGGCTGTCGAATGTAGCAATAACCCCAAAACGATATTCTACCGACTGTTCCCAGCCTGCCACATCGGAAACCGTGGCCGTAACTTGGTTCAGGCCCGGCTCCAGGGAATACGCTGGAGTGTCCAGGAGCACACCCTCCGGTTCTGACACACCGGATACCGTATCGGAAGCGGTATAACCAATTTCCACATGTTGATCAATGGTGTATTCGGTTTGACCATGAATTTCAATGGTTGGAGGTACGAGATCAATGGACACGGACAACGAGTGTTCACTCTCTTTGTTACCGTCAACATCGACGCTCCAGTAGGTGATCGTATGTGTGCCTTCTTCAGTCAGGTTCAACTGTGTTCCCCTCACCGTTTCGCCACCATTGATTTGATAATAGGTCCCTTCGATTTCGGAGTCTTCATCGCTTGCTGTAAAGGTGACTTGTACTGGAGAAGTATACCAGTCGTTCTGCGATTCCCCTTCCACAGTTGCCTTGGTATGCGGGGCTTCCTGCTCCGGTGATTCCCCTTCCAGCGTGACAAAATCAGATAAAGGGATATTCAAATCTTTTACAAGGCGTGCCACGAGTTCAGACACCTTGATTGCACCGTTCATCTGCAAATGTGTATTGTCTTCCGTAGTGCCTACCCACATGAATATCGATTTGGTTCCTTCTGTGCCAAGCTCCTGGAAATGCTCCCAACTGGCCTGGTTCAGATCGATGATGAGCGTTTCCGTTTCCTGCGCCGTTTCTTTCATCGCCTGTACGTATGCCGGAAAGCTTTTGTTCAGCACCTCTCCGGTAAAATCACGGCGGTTCACTGGTGTGACCAGAAACGGAATCGCACTTCGCTGGCGTGCACCGTCAATGTATTCTTTCAGATATACCTTGAACTGCTCGGGCGTGAGATAACGCTCCGGACGGGATGGTGTGGAATCGTTGTGGGACCACTGCATGAACAGATAATCTCCTTCATGAATGTCGAGCAAAAGATCATTGAGATATCCGCCAACCAGGAAGGTCTTGCTGCTCAATCCCCGACTGCCCGGTTATCAATACTGACTTCATTCTGATCGAAATAGTCGCCTAACGTTTCACCCCAGCCAGCTTGCGGACGATAATTCTCCGCGTAATTAGCCACGGTGGAATCGCTCGCCAAATAAATAACAGGCTTATCCCCGCCCCGTTTTCAGGCAGACGCTCAATCTTCAGTGCATTAATCTTCGGTGCATTTCCGGTGAAGTTGAAGTTAAATACTCCATCGATCAGGGCAATATCGTACGTAATTTCTTTGAATTCGCCCTTGGCAATGGTTGTGAGCGGCAGTTTTGTCATCTGCTCGACAACAACATTGGCACTGGTTGATTCCTCAGCATCCCCGATGGTCATCGTTACCCGGTAATTGGCTGGCTCCAACTCCACCAGGAAGGAGGTGCCGTTGACCCGTGTAAAATCCTCTTGGAGTGCATCACCGGTCTCCCGGTTCTCATCTTTGGTCAGTGCAGTATCGGCAAAGCCATACCCATTACCTTCGATGTACGCTCTTTTGGCATCTACTTTGATGTATCCTTCAGCAGCGCCGCCGGAACCAAAATCAAATTGGTATTCGTTTATTTCTTCGCCAGGTTCACTTGTCAATGAATCCTGCGCAACAGTTAACATATTCAACACATGGTCAACTTGAGCCTGAGTGGCTTCCGTATTAAATATCGCTTCCGCAGCTACCAAAGCTCGGTTCACTACAGCTTTGGATGCTTCTGTATAATTCGACAGATCCAGTGCTTTGATCTCATCGTACAGAGCGATTAAAGCCGTCTGGTCGCCGCCCTCTGAAGCAAGCTGCGTGCCTTCAATCCGCACATTGTCGATCTGGGTGGTCCAGTTCAACGTGCCTCCACCGCCTTTTCTCGTGCCCAGGAATCGAATGGCTCTTACGTTGTCCGCATAGGCGGCTGAACTCAGCGAAATATTTTCGATCGTTTGTGTAACTGTCGGATTCGCCAGATTTGTTAATGTCAGATCCAGCGTTTTC
Protein-coding sequences here:
- a CDS encoding extracellular solute-binding protein; the protein is MKTTWSMKSKMLTKGLAVLSMSALMVAILAACGDSSTPPTAEEAGKYEVTPGDPFSAYKDEISVTMGRVTTANPKLPAGDTYENNAYTRLVKDTFNAQITDQFEANGEDYSRQVSLAIASGELPDMMRVDSKDELKELVDNDLIEDLTAIYDQYATDNIKQIYDSYDGRALDNATIDGRLMGLPATSLDSAPTMVWVRQDWLDLLGIQLDADGDGAISLSEVEKTAQEFLERDPGQSGNPVGIPFVNTMNTTDYNGSAYTMLGVASTEGAFPQYWMNGDDGKIVYGSTTEETKQMLGIMAEWFKNGIIDPQFGTRTFDDITALYANGQSGIAFGPWHIPDWGLISAKQMDKNAKFSAYTLEDADGKVNVAHANPSNQFIVVRKGYEHPELAVKILNLFYDKLANDKDAATTMPEAAKYQETGVDGSTRPFNIEVNSATSLLDDYSDVVRGIKGEIGLDEVRTTESKNNIGSIKTYLSDMDTDNVTAWSKYHSRINGVGLIDKLTQENKFVWMTPAFSGTAPSMKQTWANLTKLEQESFIKIITGSEPLDYFDTFVNNWKKQGGDQVIQEIEDEIAAKQ
- a CDS encoding response regulator yields the protein MIKVLIVDDDKLVRKGISSAMPWNEFNMEVVGEASNGAKALDFLKTQPVDLMLTDLAMPVMSGIELMRAARQLYPELHIVVLTLHQDFDYIQEALRLGAIDYIAKVQLEKEQFEHVLQRIHTRMNGLTNTIRKMPSQNEINVHYENVYVLVSQDRKSEHTWPMEITAQDSEIRWEVERNSCMWAAHPSKENQLFHQLKASLDQVPHGTLLVLSDVQQRKWSQIKHWIMNYTDTSLFYAYNPNTPVINVSMNERNICSKEPQDEDMDRIKQSWFQTLWTHQESYYDQLIDQFISLRLHKGPLMGLLYSIVMEWNHLFAQTTLGRISMIHSFESWYEVEEWIKQTAASIRKADEQTSYSPEIIDAVKKAVMIVQHDMEQAYTASGLSQQLNISRSYFSQCFKDLMGKTFNEYSRFIRIEKSKEYLLNTNNTIFWIAERVGYTDEKYFSRIFRELTGLLPSEYRQQGRGI